From one Eleginops maclovinus isolate JMC-PN-2008 ecotype Puerto Natales chromosome 7, JC_Emac_rtc_rv5, whole genome shotgun sequence genomic stretch:
- the tra2b gene encoding transformer-2 protein homolog beta isoform X2, whose translation MSDCGKGYSHRDSRSASRSVSPGGSRKSASRSPAQSPANSKDGSRHFRSKSLSRSRSKSGSHSQSGSQRHYSRSRSRSRSYRRRSHSRSYSGERRRRSHSRSPMSNRRRHIGNRANPDPNGCVGVFGLSLYTSERDLREVFSKYGPLADVSIVYDQQSRRSRGFAFVYFENAGDAKEAKERANGMELDGRRIRVDFSITKRPHTPTPGIYMGRPTYGGGGSSSSGSGQSGPRRNSRDYDRGHDRGHDRGHDRGHDRGYDRGCDRGGYDRYDDRDHYRSYRRSPSPYYRGAYRSRSRSRSYSPRRY comes from the exons ATGAGCGATTGTGGCAAAGGTTACAGCCATCGG GATTCTCGCTCTGCATCTCGGAGTGTGAGTCCAGGGGGCTCTAGGAAATCAGCAAGCCGTTCCCCAGCTCAGTCGCCTGCCAACTCAAAAGATGGTTCACGCCACTTCCGCTCTAAATCTCTCTCTCGGTCCAGGTCGAAATCtgg GTCCCACTCCCAAAGCGGCTCACAGAGACACTATAGCCGCTCTCGCTCCCGCTCAAGGTCCTACCGTCGCCGGTCTCACAGCCGGTCATACAGCGGAGAGCGCCGACGCAGGAGCCACAGCCGCTCCCCAATGTCGAACCGACGTCGGCACATCGGCAACCGC GCTAATCCAGATCCAAACGGTTGTGTGGGAGTGTTTGGCCTGAGTTTGTACACCTCAGAGAGGGATCTGAGGGAAGTCTTCTCTAAATACGGCCCCCTGGCGGATGTCTCTATTGTGTATGACCAGCAGTCGAGGCGCTCCAGGGGCTTTGCTTTCGTCTACTTTGAGAACGCTGGTGACGCGAAAGAG GCAAAGGAACGAGCCAATGGCATGGAGCTGGATGGTCGTAGGATCAGGGTGGACTTCTCCATCACAAAGAGACCGCACACCCCCACCCCTGGAATCTACATGGGCCGGCCCACATA CGGAGGAGGTGGAAGTAGCAGCAGTGGGAGTGGTCAAAGTGGTCCTCGACGCAACTCACGTGACTATGATCGTGGACATGACCGCGGACACGACCGCGGACACGACCGCGGACACGACCGCGGATACGACCGCGGATGCGACCGAGGCGGCTATGATCGCTATGACGACAGGGACCACTACCGCTCATACAG GCGATCTCCATCCCCGTACTACAGAGGGGCTTACAGGTCTCGGTCCAGATCGCGCTCTTATTCTCCCC GACGCTACTAA
- the tra2b gene encoding transformer-2 protein homolog beta isoform X1 — MSDCGKGYSHRDSRSASRSVSPGGSRKSASRSPAQSPANSKDGSRHFRSKSLSRSRSKSGSHSQSGSQRHYSRSRSRSRSYRRRSHSRSYSGERRRRSHSRSPMSNRRRHIGNRANPDPNGCVGVFGLSLYTSERDLREVFSKYGPLADVSIVYDQQSRRSRGFAFVYFENAGDAKEAKERANGMELDGRRIRVDFSITKRPHTPTPGIYMGRPTYGGGGSSSSGSGQSGPRRNSRDYDRGHDRGHDRGHDRGHDRGYDRGCDRGGYDRYDDRDHYRSYRRRSPSPYYRGAYRSRSRSRSYSPRRY, encoded by the exons ATGAGCGATTGTGGCAAAGGTTACAGCCATCGG GATTCTCGCTCTGCATCTCGGAGTGTGAGTCCAGGGGGCTCTAGGAAATCAGCAAGCCGTTCCCCAGCTCAGTCGCCTGCCAACTCAAAAGATGGTTCACGCCACTTCCGCTCTAAATCTCTCTCTCGGTCCAGGTCGAAATCtgg GTCCCACTCCCAAAGCGGCTCACAGAGACACTATAGCCGCTCTCGCTCCCGCTCAAGGTCCTACCGTCGCCGGTCTCACAGCCGGTCATACAGCGGAGAGCGCCGACGCAGGAGCCACAGCCGCTCCCCAATGTCGAACCGACGTCGGCACATCGGCAACCGC GCTAATCCAGATCCAAACGGTTGTGTGGGAGTGTTTGGCCTGAGTTTGTACACCTCAGAGAGGGATCTGAGGGAAGTCTTCTCTAAATACGGCCCCCTGGCGGATGTCTCTATTGTGTATGACCAGCAGTCGAGGCGCTCCAGGGGCTTTGCTTTCGTCTACTTTGAGAACGCTGGTGACGCGAAAGAG GCAAAGGAACGAGCCAATGGCATGGAGCTGGATGGTCGTAGGATCAGGGTGGACTTCTCCATCACAAAGAGACCGCACACCCCCACCCCTGGAATCTACATGGGCCGGCCCACATA CGGAGGAGGTGGAAGTAGCAGCAGTGGGAGTGGTCAAAGTGGTCCTCGACGCAACTCACGTGACTATGATCGTGGACATGACCGCGGACACGACCGCGGACACGACCGCGGACACGACCGCGGATACGACCGCGGATGCGACCGAGGCGGCTATGATCGCTATGACGACAGGGACCACTACCGCTCATACAG AAGGCGATCTCCATCCCCGTACTACAGAGGGGCTTACAGGTCTCGGTCCAGATCGCGCTCTTATTCTCCCC GACGCTACTAA